The DNA region CCGTCTGCGAGGTCGCCGCGATGGCATCCGGCTCGGCGGTCCTGCTGGAGAAACCGCCGATGAGCACACCCGCGAGGGCCACCAGCAGCAGGATGCCGGTGGAGATCATGAAGGCCTTGCTGCGCACGCGGGAGGTGATCTCGCGCTCGGCGACGAGCCAGATGCCGGATGCGGCGGACTGGTCGGTGGGCATCGTCTTCTCCGGGGACGTGCGGGCGGATTCGGTGTCGGCGGTGATCACCGGATGACCTCCTTGAAGATCTGAGCGAGGGAAGGATGCTGTGGTGCGAAGCCGATGACATCGCCGCGGGTGACGGCCTCGCGCAGCACGCGCTGCGCCGTGTCCTGGGTGTCGGCCTCGAACAGTGCGGAGCCGCCCTCGAAGTCGACCACCGTCACACCCGGCTCGTCGCGCAGCCAGCCGGTGTCGGCGGAGGAGTCGAGCTGGTACCGCACGGTGGAGTGCTGGGCGCGCAGCTGCTCGCGGGAGCCGGCGGCGCGGATGGTGCCCGCGGCGATGATGATGAGGTCGTCGCACAGCCGTTCGACCACGTCGAGCTGATGCGAGGAGAACAGGATCGACGTGCCCTGTGCGGCCCGGCGCTCGAGCACCTCGGCGACGGTGTCGACGGCCAGCGGGTCCAGCCCCGAGAACGGCTCGTCGAGGATGAGCACCTCCGGATCGTGCACGAGGGCCGCGGCGATCTGGGCGCGCTGCTGGTTGCCCAGAGAGAGCGACTCGATGGTGTCGCCGAGCCGTTCGCCCAGTCCCAGCTCCTCCAGCAGCGCGGTGGCGCGCACTGCGGCATCCGTCTTCTCGAACCCATGCAGGCGCGCGAGGTACACGACCTGCTCGAGCACCTTCATCTTCGGGTACAGGCCGCGCTCCTCGGGCATGTACCCGAAGCGCCGCCGGTCGGCGGTCGTGAGGGAGACGCCGTCGATGCCGACCGTGCCGGAATCCGCGGACAGCACGCCGAGGATGATGCGCATCGTCGTGGTCTTGCCCGCCCCGTTGCC from Microbacterium soli includes:
- a CDS encoding ABC transporter ATP-binding protein, giving the protein MTGTLQLEGITKSYGSRTVLEGIRFDVAPGRLTGFVGGNGAGKTTTMRIILGVLSADSGTVGIDGVSLTTADRRRFGYMPEERGLYPKMKVLEQVVYLARLHGFEKTDAAVRATALLEELGLGERLGDTIESLSLGNQQRAQIAAALVHDPEVLILDEPFSGLDPLAVDTVAEVLERRAAQGTSILFSSHQLDVVERLCDDLIIIAAGTIRAAGSREQLRAQHSTVRYQLDSSADTGWLRDEPGVTVVDFEGGSALFEADTQDTAQRVLREAVTRGDVIGFAPQHPSLAQIFKEVIR